Below is a genomic region from Acinetobacter tibetensis.
TATCGGTGGTCAAGCTGGCGCTATCCGTCACGGTATTACTCGTGCGTTGATCGCTTCTGACGAAACTTTAAAACCTGCTCTTCGTCAAGCTGGTTTCGTTACTCGTGATGCTCGTGAAGTTGAACGTAAGAAACTTGGTTTACGTAAAGCTCGTAAACGTCCTCAATTCTCTAAACGTTAATTCGTTTACCGAATTGGACAAAAAACCTCGGATTTTCCGAGGTTTTTTTATATCTTAAGTAAAACTATTCTGGCTTAGAACAAAACATCTCTACATCACCACTGGCATACTTCAACATTTGACAACTATACTGCCCATCTACTTTATAGACCTTAAAAAATTGATGGCCTTTTAAGAGTAATTCACCTCTTTACACGCTTCGAACTCTACTGCTTTTTAAATTTCAGCATCTGACAGCTTAATCAATCACCCGTTACCGCAATCTCCTACATCATCTCTAACATCTTAATCAGCAACCTAAACCGACGCTAAATCCAACTTATCACAAAGCACCCAATCCCAAACACAACTGTAAAATGAGATTGTCTCATTTGCTTTTCTCTTTTCTGGTTTATTTGAGAATAAATCTGCTCATAAGCAGCATATTATTCAGCATGGCGTGATTTCCGACGCTAATTTTAGTATTCTATATGATCAATCAAAATTTTTGAGACTTATGTCTTTAGAAAATCCTGCAACTCCCATTCAGGGAATTACCCTTTATAGTCACGCTGATGATTTTCGCTCGCATTGGATTCGTTATGTGCTTGCCGAAAAGCAGATTAAATTTAATCTCATCTTGCTCGATTACGACGATGAAGATCTGGCGAGCCTGAACCCTTATCATCAACTTCCAATGTTGATTGAAAATGATCTTAAATTATTTAACACCAATATCATTTCGGAATATTTAGATGATCGCTATCGTCAAAATAAACTGTATGCTGATGCACCAGCACCACGTGCCGAACAGCGTCAATATATTTGGCGTTTTGAACAAGATTGGTTGAAATTAGCCGATATCATGCTTCGTCATCCAGACAGCCTCAATAAAAATGATAGCGCTAAAGCACAGAAGCGATTAAGAGACACACTAATTTCTCTTACACCATTGTTCCAACATTATCCTTATTTTATGTCGGATAACTTTACAATTTTAGATTGTATGTTAGCACCCATTTTCTTACGCTTAGATTCTATGGGAATAGAATTACCGCATAAATTATGTCGCCCAATCCTCTTATACTGTCAACGTATTTTCCAACGACCTGCATTTATCAAATCTTTGACCTTGCAGGAAAAAAATCGTTATAGCAAGTTTTTATCTTCGCCACCGAGTAAACCATAATGTCTGAACAGG
It encodes:
- a CDS encoding glutathione S-transferase N-terminal domain-containing protein, whose protein sequence is MSLENPATPIQGITLYSHADDFRSHWIRYVLAEKQIKFNLILLDYDDEDLASLNPYHQLPMLIENDLKLFNTNIISEYLDDRYRQNKLYADAPAPRAEQRQYIWRFEQDWLKLADIMLRHPDSLNKNDSAKAQKRLRDTLISLTPLFQHYPYFMSDNFTILDCMLAPIFLRLDSMGIELPHKLCRPILLYCQRIFQRPAFIKSLTLQEKNRYSKFLSSPPSKP